GAGGCAGGTGTGGAGAGGAGCTGCGTGGTGGGGAGGGAATGGGGTTGGGGTGGGTAGGAGGCAGCGTGGTGGGCAGTAAAGGCTGGGAGTAGGCTAGAGGGATTCCTGGGCGCTGTCTTCAAACTCACCTGTGTAAGACAACCACTCAGGAACTAGGATTGTGTCTTTGTGTTTGCATATGTGTCAGGAAAGTGCACAGGGAGAGCCGGAGGAGGTGTGCACCCAGGCCTGCGAAAACTCCTACCTGGTCCGATCTGAAACAATGATGTCAGACTACGGAGGGGTGTACAAATGCAGGTGCACGGCAGGAGCGAGGATAAGTATGCTTAGTGACGTGGGAAATAAACTGGTGCAGCCTCCGGTTTTTGAATACAAGAAACATTGCTCTAAATAAAAGGACATCGAATGGGCCAGATGGTAATGGGCAGGGAAGAAACATCTTGGACCAAGTTTCCTGCCTGAAAAGCTAGAACCACCCTGGCAGAGGAAGACATTATTTAGTAGACTGGTGCTGGCTGGGGCCAGGAGGCTGGGCTTTCAGGCTGTCCCCATGCCAGTCGGTGATCTTAGGCCACTTTGCTTCCCAGGCTTAACTGTCCTTCCTCACCTGTCCTTCGAGGCTAGTTGGGCCAGATGGTTTCAGAACTATGTCTGCAAGATTCCTCTGCACTCAGCCACCCAGGCAGGGCCTGCAGACTGCCCAGACCAGTTTCTTCCCTGCACACCACAAAACGCACTGGCCTCCCCTTTTCTGGGAAACGGATCCACTCCGAGCTAGGCTCCCGTTCAAACCCGCTCCCAGAGGTTAAAGGCGAGTTATTAAGGCAGTTGAAGAAATGGGCATTCCTCTCTCTCCTGCTAACGGCAAGGCCATAGAGAGTGGCGGGCCTCGAGCGCTCCCTCGGCCCTCACCACCTTTCTTTGGAGAAGGCCTCGGTCTGCACGAGGTCACCAGGGTGCTCGGCGATGCACGCGCCGTTGAGGTCGCCCAGTTTATTGTCGGGCAGGTCCTCGGGCTTAGTGCAGAGCTTCAGGGCGCGGGAGATGAATACGTCCAGGTCGAACTGGGGGCTGGCGCCACCGTCAACCGGGGCCGGGCGGCCGGGCGGCGAGGTGGACAGGCGGCGCTCCGGGCCGTCGGGGGGAGGGCTGGCGCGCTCCGGGCCGCCCTGCGTGCTGCGGACCCACTGCGCGATCTCCAGGAAGAGGCTGGCCGGCTCCTCCTCGCGCGCCACCGCGTCCGCGGCCACCGCGGCGGAGGGGGGCGCCCCGGCCGCCTGCTTCCAGTGCGACAAGTCCAGGATGAGCTTGGGCTCCGAGTAGTGGTGCGGCTTGTTGTCGCGCCACAGCAGCTTGTCCAGGTAGGACGGCGACCCCACCTTGTAGTCGCAGGAGTGTCCGTAGTCGGCCTCGAAGGCGCGCTCCATGGACGAGTGTGACTGCTCCAGGAAGCGCTCGGAGCTGCTGTGCGAGTCCTTGCGCGGGTCCACCTGCACGTCCTCCGCCAGTGGCGCCGAGCCCGCGCGCGGGTCGCGCTGCACCTCGCTTGCGTCCTGGCACCGGTCGGGCCGCCACTCCAGGTCCGATGACAGGCTCACAGGGTACCTGCAAGGGCACGAAAGGGGCGGTGAATGATCCCCAACTGCCGGTGGCTTCTCGGAGGGAGCCAAGTCCTCCGAATCCCCTGCTGCCACCCACAGGCCGGCTTTTCATTCCTTGAGGGTGATAGGGCTAGGTGAGGGTGTGCCAAGAGGAGGGCGCAGGTGGAAGGACTCATTCAGCTCAACCCTTTAGGGCAGCTGGGTTTCTTTTGTATTCATTGAACAACCTActaacacttattgagcacctactatgtgccagacattgtttCAGGCATCACCAGACATAGTAGTGaacaagagaaaacaaatgaTCCCTCTCCTCCTGGAtacatttctttttagtgaaGCCACTTCCTTGGTATTCCCCAAACTGTGATGAGGACACACACCAGATTAATATGCAGGTCCTGATTTGGAGGTTCCCAGGTGGGGCCTGAGAGCCTACCTTTCTAACAAGCTCCTAGGTGAGGCTGATGCTACTGGTCCTTGGACCATACCTGGAGCAGCTGGGCTCCAGTGTGTACTTCACCCTGGCTGTAGACTAGACTcatgtaggaaataaaaaataaaatcttgtgcCTACGCCACACCCCCAATTGTGATTGCTGGGTCTAGGGTACGGTCTTGCATCTGCTTGTTTTTAAGCCcactccaggtgattctaaggGACAGCCAGGGCTGAGAACGCCTTCCCTAGTGGATTTAGTAGGAAGCCCCCAGCATGCTGCATAGATGCAGGGCAGGTGGGGCCGGTGGAGACATTGCAGACATCCTCAGGAGTGGCCCGAGATGCTGCTGTCTGTTGGCTGCCCTGTAGCCCTGGAGAGTGCAGTCCGCTAGCCAAAAGCAAATGGAAGGCAGATGGGAAGGTGGGCAGACCGTCTGCTCTGAATGAGCCCTCTTTGTGCCAGGTGCTCCATGCAGGAGCATAGAAGAGGCAGCAGCCAGCTGACCCTGGACAGGAGTCAGGGTTTCCTGCTCACACAGGAAACACAAGTACATGAAGGACAGCAGTTTGATTGGGAAAGGGCAGGCCATTGGGCGCCCCACAAGGGTGCATGGGAGGGCCCAATACTGACCACCCCCCAGTGAGGCTGTTAGTGTGGGCGCTGCTCCTACAGGTGAATGCTGCCTTCTCCCTTGAGTGGCCTCAAAACTGCAGGGATGTCTAGGAGGAAGGACCTGTGACGATCCTAGCCCTCGGCTGCTACAGAAATCATCTGTAGTCTTCATAGCAACTCCGTGGAGTTTGTATAATCACCAGggctttatagatgaggaaacgaGGGTTCCAAACAGTTAAGTTCTGCAGGGACATGGTCAAGGGTGAGCTGGGCATAGCAGCAGTGGAAGAGTCTTCATTAATCTCTATTTGCCACCAACTGGTGAAAACAACAAACCAACAGACCAAAAATAGCAACACTGCCTAGGCCCTCCCTCGTTGCCTCCTTAATCTGAAACCTATCATCTGTCAAATgcctgaaaaggaaaaattgctCATCTGTCACTTACATAACTAGCTGTCACTTTCCCACTACAGTGGGACTCCCACTTAGGCCTCCTTGGAGTGCTAGCTAGCTGCCGAGTCCTCggcttttatttctaaatggaGCAGCTACCAGCATTCCCTCCCAGAATTAGCAGAGGGTGATGCCCCCAAATTTAGCTGCCTGATTTAAGAATGCCAAAACAGGAATGGATCTAAGAGCTCATTATGTGCCTAGGGagaaattgtaaaaatatatgtatatatatatatatatatatttttttttttttttcctacccaaCTCTGATTCATTAGTAGTGGCTTCCTGGAAAACTAtattgagaaggattctgaggcaAAACCCAGTTTAGCAAGAAAGAGTCTGATTAGCAGTGTCTGAATGGATGCATTCAGGAGGGTTCCACATAAGGCAAGTATTAGCTGTGTGACATGATGCcaattccttaacctctctgagctgtaGCCTCTTTATCTGTAAATGGGTAATACAATGGAGCCTCCCTTCATAGCACTGCCAAGAAGTGCAAATGATAGGGAACATTGAAAGTGTTTTGTAATGGTAAATTCTGCATTTTTCTTACCGTGAATTTTTCATGGGCAAATTCTTCACCTGCTAGAAATTAGGGCCTACAGTAAGTGCCCTTTAAATGCTTGCCAAATATCGTATTGAGCCTGTGTTCAGCACACTAAAGAGTGGTGAGGAAAGCTGGTGGTGCCAGTATTGCACAAAGGAAGCCCCCTGACCCACACATGCAGGGCCCAGCTGGACACGTTTGTGGTTTGGTCATTTACTAGGAGTGTCTGGAGACAGGAGGGAGAAGAGCAGGAAGGTAAGTTGGAAAAAGTGCCCAAATGGACTGTACAACTTGGGAAACAGAGGGAGAGGTCATAGAGGACCAGAGGCAAAACAGAAAAGGGGGGACAGGTGAATATGGGCTCTTCTCCCCAGAGCAGGAAGCCACGGGGACTGCACCTGTCCCAGGCGGAGAGCTGGCTCTGGTTGGCAGCCATCAGCAGGATGTCGTCAATCTCGTCCTCGATGCGGAAAGGGTGTTGCGAGGTGGGCTCGTCCTCAGGGCACGAGTACGGGCTCATGTAGGGGTGCTGCAGCCCCATCTCGGCGGTCAAGCGATCCATGGGGTTGAAGGTCAGGATCTTCTCCAGGAAGTCAATGGCTGTGGGGAGCAAAGCGGGGCAGGAAGGTCATTGGTCATTCCCTGCCAAGCTGAAGGTGAGACCCCTCAGTCGGCAGCAATCCCTGGtgtttgcatttttccatttgcAAAGCAGGTTTTTAGCCAGTTTCTTTCTCACGGTCTTCCCCTCGGTCCAGTGAGAGACAGAGCAGATACTAACTACTCTTCACTGATGAATGAGGagaggcctgggggtgggggtaaagTTCTCACCAGCGGTTAGAGGAGGTCTGGGGCTAGGGCCTGCTTTGGGGCGGGGAAGGGGGTGCTTCTCCAGAGATGAGGACTTGGGGGTGGGTACCTTATCGGGCAATGATCCCAGAAAGCTCTGCCAGAGGAAGGGGGCAGAAGCCAGTGGAGGGGTGCAAACGAGCAGGTTCCACTTGTGGGTCACTGGGGTCCTTCAGAGGCAGGTGGGCACCCCTCAAAGCAGTTCCACCTGAGGCTGAGAAGCTGGTCTCACCACACCTCACCCGGTGTCCCGGGATGAGGGCTGCTGGGGGCGAGACTGGGCACCCTCCTGAGGAGGCCCTCAGGCACGGGGCAGGGCTGGAGGCAGTAAAAGGCCTTGGTGAGGAAGGGGGCTGGggtctgggggcagggggcagggcccCAACACAGGGCTCTTCCATCTAAATCCAGTGCTTTTCCTATTATAAGCTGCCTCTGAAGATTTGACTAAACCAAACAGGCAGActagatattcaaaatatttaacaactagTCCTCAAGACCGCCTGGTGTGCTAGCCGATGCCCCAGTAACCCTTTGGTGGTCAGCTCAAGAGGAGGTTGTGGGCAGCTGGAGCCTGGGAAGGGAGGGGCCCCTTGGGAGACTTGAGCGGTGGCTGGTCATCAACCAGCATGAGAATATTTCAAGATCTCAGCAGCCAGTAGGGCGTTGTGTGTCCTCGCGGAACCTCAGACCACACAGGTGCTGCTGCCCTTTCTCTCTGAATAGGGTCAGGGGTACCCATCTGCCCTGGGTCATCTCAGGGCAAGGTCTAGCCTGGAGGTTTGTATTACTTCTCAGTGCTGGAGTCTCTGGAGGCTCCACTGAAATCACAGGCTGGCTATTCACGTCACAGAGCACATAGAATCCGAGAACTCAAGCTGAGCTGAAGGCCCTGGCTGCCACCCCTCTGAGGGGCTCGAGATCTCTTTGCAGGAGAATTCATCAATGATTCAGGAAATCGATGGATGCAGAAGGTCACTGGCCTGCCAGGAGGACATAAGGCTGCTCCGTAACTCTAGACTGAAAGAGGAGTTCAGCAGCAATCACTCTGATCTCCCCTAAACACTCTGGCACTCGGGGTATTTAGGGGCCCAGGGTTGCAGACCTGGAAGAGGCTCAGCCTCGTAGGTCCTGGGACTCAGAGGAACTGGCTGTTCCACTCCCCAGccctgccactgtgccactgccCAGCTTGAGACCTGCGCAAGGCTTTCCTGCTGTCGGCCTTGGCACCTCTCTCAGCCTCACCCAGGACACTGGGCGtttgaaaaggaaatgagagTTAAAGCTCTAAACATGGGAAGGCATCACCATCATTATTACAAAgaaccattaaaagaaaaaaaaaaaagacccagccAACACAAAAGGCCACCTGCACTGACTCTCCAAGGATGTGAGtctcctctttcctctccccaACAGCTGCACTGACACTTCTGGAAGCCCACAAGGTTAGAAAGTTCTTCCTTACACCAGTCCTATATCTCCCTCTTTCACTTCCACCCCAGGGCCCAGCTTTGCCCTCCGCGGTCTCTCCTGAGTCAGCCTGACCTCGCTGCCCCAGGAGGCCCCTTCTCCCGCTTCTGGGCGGCAGCTGTGTCTCCCGCAAGACCCCGTCCTCCAGGGCGGGCCCATCAGAACCTCCTGCAAGAGCCTATTCCCTTTCTTCCCCCTGCTGGCTGGGTGTGGGCGCCTGGGTCCCGGAATGACTGCCCGAGGCAGAGCCACTTGCCCTCCCCTGCTCCCTGCGTCCCCCACTCCGGGCTTGATATGAGAGGTGAATATGCTGTAGTGGGCCGAGCTGCTGAGATTTTAGGGTCTTTGTGCTAAGTCTTGgctttacctttactcataagcCACCCACACCCTTCCCCAAACTCCTTTCCTCTGGGCTCCTTTCTGTGGTCTCAGGGCTTACAATTCTCATCCTGTATCTGCAGCGTGACAGCTGTTCTGGCTGTCAGGCCGAGGGATCCTGTCACCCAGACTGAGCCTCCTGGGCCTCTGTGAGCTGTAGTGGGATGGATCCTGCAGCTACCTCCCAGGCCTGCGGGGCCTCGAATGCATGGCAGAGCGAGCGACACCCCCGAGGTGATGCCTTTCTCCACTTGTGTTTCCCTTCATTCATGCTTCACGATCCTGCGGTCAAAGGCCGATTGGGGTGACTTTTCAAGGCCAGAGAGAATTGTTGTTGAAATGGCATATCAGGAGGATAAAGCGAGCCTGGCTTTAGTGAACATCTGCTCAGCTACAGGATTGAGTCCAAACTCATCAGCTGAGCATTTAAAGCCCTGCAGCCTCTCGGCCCTTCTCCTCTCTCCAGCTGCACTACCACCCACTGGCTGTCCCTGGAGATCCACTGACTGTGGCAGGCTCACCCTCACCAGCTTCAGGGCTCAGCCCCAGCCCTACCTCCTCCATGTCGGCTTCTCTGACCTCTCAGCATTTCAGGGCTGtctctcctgcccccaccccacccccacctcctcaaATGCTTAACGATCTCAGTAGCCCCATAGGATATGTCCTTTAATATTTCACATTTACCTCGAATGGGTAGTCCCTGTCTTCTGGCTTAGACCAACCCTTATGTGTCTCCGACTGTCTAGCCCTAGCACGGTTCTCTGTCTGTGGTTGGTTAATAAACATTGGCTGATGTTGGTGATGAGTGAGCAGCTTTACCTTCTATTAGGTACCAGTTCTGATTCTCTGAGGCAATGCCCAACACTCTCAGAACCCAAACGCCACGGGGGCTGCTGTGTCTGTGGTTGCTCAGGGGAGGGCGTGGGTGACACATCCCTGACCCAGAACATGAGAAGTGAACAACGCTCTTTGTCACGTGCTGGAATTTCTATTAGCAGCCTAGAAATCAAAGTAAATACAGATAGGCTGAGCCTTAGCTTTGCAGTGAATCGAACACTCCCCACTCGCCTGACGGGAAAACTGAGGCAGTTTACTGATTGAATTGGAGTCGTGGCCAAAGGCATTCTTAGTCCAAGTTCTCAGTTTCCTGAGAAGAGAGGCATGTGGCAGAGGCTGCTCATTTGTATCCCAGTGTCTGCTCTGTTCTTTCACAAGAATGGGATTTTTAGCAGGACACAAGATGTCATGGAATAAGGATCCATTCCACAGCCTCCACTGCAGCTGGCTGGGGGCCATGCGACCAGGCCTCGCCACTAGGGCCCGACCAAAGGGCAATGTGCTAAGATGGCAGAGCGACAAGACAGAATCGGCCTGGGTCCCTCGGAGACCTTGTGGAGCAGATCCACCATATTCGCCTGGACCGTCTACCTCTGGCCCAttacatgagagagaaataaacttaactTCTCTTTCCTGACATAAGAAATAAATCTTATTTAAACCATTGAGAATTGGGGTGTCTCTTATAAGTGGCCAAAGCTACGTCCTACCTAACCCAGGGTGGCCTAAGGAAGCTTCTGGCAGACATGGGGCCCAATGATAATAGTAACATCTAAGATCCTATTAGATCCTACACCAGAGGCTTTACAGATTCTATTTTACTTAAT
The sequence above is a segment of the Tamandua tetradactyla isolate mTamTet1 chromosome 18, mTamTet1.pri, whole genome shotgun sequence genome. Coding sequences within it:
- the MAPK4 gene encoding mitogen-activated protein kinase 4; translation: MAEKGECVASVYGYDLGGRFVDFQPLGFGVNGLVLSAVDSRARRRVAVKKVVLSDARSMKHALREIKIIRRLDHDNIVKVHEVLGPKGTELQGELFKFSVAYIVQEHMETDLAHLLEQGTLTEEHAKLFMYQLLRGLKYIHSANVLHRDLKPANIFISTEDLVLKIGDFGLARIVDQHYSHKGYLSEGLVTKWYRSPRLLLSPNNYTKAIDMWAAGCILAEMLTGKMLFAGAHELEQMQLILETIPVIREEDKEELLKVMPSFVSSTWEVKRPLRKLLPEVNSEAIDFLEKILTFNPMDRLTAEMGLQHPYMSPYSCPEDEPTSQHPFRIEDEIDDILLMAANQSQLSAWDRYPVSLSSDLEWRPDRCQDASEVQRDPRAGSAPLAEDVQVDPRKDSHSSSERFLEQSHSSMERAFEADYGHSCDYKVGSPSYLDKLLWRDNKPHHYSEPKLILDLSHWKQAAGAPPSAAVAADAVAREEEPASLFLEIAQWVRSTQGGPERASPPPDGPERRLSTSPPGRPAPVDGGASPQFDLDVFISRALKLCTKPEDLPDNKLGDLNGACIAEHPGDLVQTEAFSKERW